The following coding sequences are from one Ctenopharyngodon idella isolate HZGC_01 chromosome 17, HZGC01, whole genome shotgun sequence window:
- the LOC127498989 gene encoding apoptosis regulatory protein Siva-like, with product MPKRSYPFSESFSSQYKVHVGQKEINNCGVFGLKYRQEIYEKTKNLLFNGTKAMMGRIWKADGEEKVSDVLVSDPAPGHQTLLRGQTTIGLDGRLKRADAVPGCAAAPSACCVCQRVSGSRKPCSQCERPACPACVQQCSSCSDRCCSLCSVTDYSERYERVLCCGCSS from the exons ATGCCCAAGAGGTCCTATCCTTTCAGCGAAAGCTTCTCCTCTCAGTATAAAGTTCATGTTGGTCAGAAGGAGATCAATAACTGTGGCGTATTTGGACTCAAATACAGACAAGAAATTTATG AAAAGACCAAAAATCTGCTGTTCAACGGGACCAAAGCCATGATGGGTCGAATCTGGAAGGCGGACGGGGAGGAGAAGGTGTCAGACGTGCTGGTGTCCGATCCAGCTCCTGGACATCAGACTCTTCTCCGAGGACAGACCACCATCGGGCTGGATGGACGGTTAAAGAGAGCGGACGCTGTTCCAG GTTGTGCAGCGGCTCCTTCAGCGTGTTGCGTGTGTCAGCGGGTCTCGGGTTCGAGGAAGCCGTGCTCTCAGTGCGAGCGTCCCGCGTGTCCCGCCTGCGTCCAGCAGTGCAGCAGCTGCTCCGACCGCTGCTGCTCCTTGTGCTCCGTCACAGA TTACAGCGAGCGTTACGAGCGCGTCCTCTGCTGCGGCTGTTCGTCCTGA
- the LOC127498426 gene encoding adenylosuccinate synthetase isozyme 1, producing MSLGWSGNDHKSYSNPPTAAVKRARNDSGNKVTVVLGAQWGDEGKGKVVDLLATESDIVCRCQGGNNAGHTVVVDEKEYDFHLLPSGIISTKCTSFIGNGVVIHLPGLFEEIDKNEKKGLKGWEKRLVISDRAHIVFDFHQAVDGLQEVQRQAQEGKNIGTTKKGIGPTYACKASRTGLRICDLMADFNEFSTRVKNLVQQYQSMYPTLKVDAESELKKLKDYAERIRPLVRDGVYFMYDAIHGPSKKILVEGANAALLDIDFGTYPFVTSSNCTVGGVCTGLGIPPANIGDVYGVSKAYTTRVGIGAFPTEQLNAVGELLQTRGHEVGVTTGRKRRCGWLDLVILKYAHMINGFTAIALTKLDILDVLDEIKVGVAYKINGKRVPYFPANMEVLQKVEVEYETFPGWKTDTSAARKWNDLPPKAQNYIRFIENHIGVPIKWVGVGKSRECMIQMF from the exons ATGTCTCTCGGCTGGTCAGGGAACGATCACAAGAGCTACTCGAACCCGCCGACGGCCGCCGTCAAACGGGCGAGAAACGACTCAGGGAACAAAGTCACGGTAGTTCTGGGAGCGCAATGGGGAGATGAAGGCAAAGGAAAAGTTGTTGATTTACTGGCGACGGAGTCCGACATCGTCTGCAGGTGTCag GGAGGAAATAACGCCGGTCACACAGTGGTGGTGGATGAGAAAGAATATGACTTCCATCTTCTCCCTAGTGGAATAATCAGCACCAAATGCACATCATTCATCG GTAATGGCGTAGTCATTCATCTTCCAGGATTATTCGAGGAGATTGACAAGAATGagaaaaaag GGCTGAAAGGATGGGAAAAAAGACTGGTCATCTCAGATCGGGCTCACATTg TATTTGACTTTCATCAGGCCGTGGACGGACTTCAGGAGGTTCAGAGACAAGCTCAGGAAGGCAAAAA CATAGGAACAACTAAGAAAGGCATCGGGCCCACATACGCCTGTAAAGCGTCTCGCACTGGGCTTCGCATCTGTGACCTAATGGCTGATTTCAACGAGTTCTCTACGAG GGTGAAGAACCTGGTGCAGCAGTACCAGTCGATGTATCCCACCCTTAAAGTGGATGCCGAGAGCGAGCTAAAGAAGCTAAAG GACTACGCTGAGAGGATCAGACCTCTGGTCAGAGATGGTGTCTATTTCATGTATGATGCAATTCACGGACCCTCAAAGAAAATCCTGGTGGAGGGGGCCAACGCTGCCCTCCTTGACATTGACTTCG GAACATACCCATTCGTGACGTCATCCAACTGCACCGTGGGTGGCGTGTGCACCGGTCTCGGCATCCCTCCCGCAAACATCGGCGATGTGTATGGAGTATCGAAGGCCTACACCACTAGAGTCGGGATAGGAGCCTTTCCGACTGAACAACTCAAC GCCGTTGGTGAACTGCTGCAGACCAGAGGTCACGAGGTGGGCGTGACCACAGGCAGAAAGAGACGCTGTGGTTGGCTGGACTTGGTTATTCTCAAATATGCTCATATGATCAACGGATTCACTGC CATTGCTTTGACTAAATTGGACATCCTTGATGTTTTGGATGAAATTAAAGTGGGCGTGGCTTATAAGATCAATGGCAAAAGAGTCCCATATTTCCCAG CCAACATGGAGGTTCTGCAGAAGGTGGAGGTTGAATATGAGACTTTTCCCGGATGGAAGACGGATACTTCAGCGGCCAGGAAATGGAACGATCTTCCTCCAAAAGCTCAGAACTACATCCGCTTCATTGAGAATCATATTGGTGTTCCTA TTAAGTGGGTTGGTGTTGGGAAATCCAGAGAATGTATGATCCAGATGTTCTAG